A genome region from Hevea brasiliensis isolate MT/VB/25A 57/8 chromosome 9, ASM3005281v1, whole genome shotgun sequence includes the following:
- the LOC110673576 gene encoding GEM-like protein 1 yields MLDNRYNNNNSHPYIQIAPLPANGSGPYGRRPMSRICDMLNRCGKRVEDVTRKAEVYADNVWHHVKVGASFTDAAMARIAQGTKVLTEGGHDKVFQQTFGSLPGEKLIKAYVCYLSTFSGPVIGTLYISNKRVAFYSDYPFCYYSPTGQQQWTYYKVAVQLDKLSTVNPSASRINPSGKYIQIVTTDDHEFWFMGFISYDKALKQLTEALQRPRDSIGEVPVTMM; encoded by the exons ATGTTGGATAACCGCTATAACAACAATAACTCCCATCCTTACATCCAGATTGCGCCGCTTCCTGCCAATGGATCCGGGCCATATGGCAGAC GGCCAATGAGTAGGATATGCGATATGTTGAATCGGTGTGGGAAAAGGGTTGAAGATGTCACTAGGAAAGCAGAGGTCTACGCTGATAACGTCTGGCACCATG TCAAAGTTGGCGCCAGTTTCACAGATGCAGCAATGGCAAGGATTGCTCAAGGGACAAAGGTGCTTACTGAAGGAGGGCATGACAAAGTATTCCAGCAGACATTTGGGAGCTTGCCTGGAGAGAAGCTCATCAAGGCCTATGTTTGCTATCTGTCAACATTCTCAGGCCCTGTGATTGGGACGCTTTATATATCCAATAAAAGAGTGGCCTTTTATAGCGATTATCCCTTCTGCTATTATTCTCCCactggacagcagcaatggacgtATTACAAG GTGGCGGTGCAGCTCGATAAGTTGAGTACGGTAAATCCTTCTGCAAGCAGAATTAATCCTTCTGGAAAGTACATCCAAATTGTAACAACAGACGATCATGAGTTCTGGTTTATGGGGTTTATATCATATGACAAAGCACTCAAGCAATTAACTGAGGCTTTACAGCGCCCTCGTGACTCTATTGGGGAAGTCCCTGTCACTATGATGTAG